Proteins encoded within one genomic window of Nitrospina gracilis 3/211:
- a CDS encoding penicillin-binding protein activator LpoB, whose amino-acid sequence FNRRRMDFMNGPVRLGFPLALGLLLLGGCATYSASTIENAPGSATVYEDPNSTGQLAGVGIESQDIRAMTDKMMRDMLTNPSLAGAKTPPKVIIDAEFFRNESSSRINKNIITDRLRVDLNRAAKGRMVFVGRHYEGMVKEETAYKGRPAGLLSGDYRLGGRITTLDQINPTTGRTSRYHQIIFEMVDLNNSAIVWTGIYDFRKSARDDIIYR is encoded by the coding sequence TTTCAATCGAAGAAGGATGGATTTCATGAACGGACCGGTCAGACTTGGATTCCCATTGGCCCTCGGCCTGCTGTTGCTGGGCGGGTGCGCCACCTATTCCGCTTCCACCATCGAAAACGCTCCGGGAAGCGCCACGGTGTACGAAGACCCCAATTCCACCGGACAGCTCGCGGGCGTTGGCATCGAGTCGCAGGACATCCGTGCCATGACCGACAAGATGATGCGCGACATGCTGACCAATCCATCCCTGGCGGGCGCCAAGACGCCACCCAAAGTAATCATCGATGCCGAGTTCTTCCGCAATGAAAGTTCGTCGCGCATCAACAAGAACATCATCACCGACCGCCTGCGCGTGGACCTCAATCGCGCCGCCAAAGGCCGCATGGTGTTCGTCGGCCGCCATTACGAGGGCATGGTGAAGGAAGAAACCGCGTACAAGGGCCGCCCTGCCGGCCTGCTCTCCGGCGACTACCGGCTGGGCGGACGCATCACCACTCTCGACCAGATCAATCCCACTACCGGACGAACCTCCCGTTATCATCAGATCATTTTTGAAATGGTGGACCTGAATAACAGCGCCATCGTGTGGACGGGAATTTATGATTTTCGCAAATCTGCGCGGGACGACATCATCTACCGGTGA